A stretch of the Cheilinus undulatus linkage group 11, ASM1832078v1, whole genome shotgun sequence genome encodes the following:
- the icmt gene encoding protein-S-isoprenylcysteine O-methyltransferase: protein MAGCKLVLEGRVSINAFVLGLSVIVIPLIRTFFGRLDWVFDYLTETPGKIAICFHIAVVNGLLLTIYRGPLYKVAVRACFLGVTFGLGLIISFSDTTWTHFGWYMCSLSFFHYSEYLVTAIINPRSLSLDSFLLNHSVEYTLAAVSSWVEFTVEKLTVPELKQLSWLSFVGLIMVLCGEGLRKAAMLTAGSNFNHIVQNEKAQSHVLVTSGVYSYFRHPSYVGWFYWSTGTQVMLCNPICILGYTIASWRFFRERIEEEELSLIHFFAEDYVEYKKRVPTGLPFISGIRVN from the exons ATGGCAGGCTGTAAGTTGGTGCTAGAAGGAAGAGTTAGTATAAACGCGTTTGTTTTAGGCCTCAGCGTGATTGTAATCCCACTTATCAGGACCTTTTTTGGACGTCTTGACTGGGTCTTTGATTATCTGACAGAAACTCCCGGGAAAATCGCGATTTGCTTTCATATTGCAGTTGTTAACGGCCTCTTGCTAACCATTTACAGGGGACCTCTGTACAAG GTTGCAGTGAGAGCGTGTTTTCTGGGAGTCACTTTTGGTCTTGGCTTAATTATCAGCTTCTCTGACACCACATGGACCCATTTTGGCTG GTACATGTGCTCCCTGTCGTTCTTCCATTACTCCGAGTACCTGGTGACGGCCATCATCAACCCTCGGAGCCTGTCCCTGGACTCGTTCCTGCTCAACCACAGCGTGGAGTACACGCTGGCTGCTGTGTCATCATGGGTGGAGTTCACTGTGGAGAAGCTCACAGTTCCAG AGCTGAAGCAGCTGAGCTGGCTGAGTTTCGTGGGTCTGATCATGGTGCTCTGCGGTGAGGGCCTGCGGAAGGCGGCCATGTTGACGGCTGGATCCAACTTCAACCACATCGTCCAGAATGAGAAGGCCCAGAGCCACGTGCTGGTCACCAGCGGGGTCTACTCCTACTTCAGGCACCCGTCCTACGTGGGCTGGTTCTACTGGAGCACAGggacacag GTCATGCTGTGTAACCCCATTTGTATATTGGGCTACACGATAGCCAGCTGGAGGTTTTTCCGGGAGCGGATCGAGGAGGAGGAGCTCTCCCTCATCCACTTCTTTGCTGAGGACTATGTGGAGTACAAGAAGAGGGTTCCCACGGGCCTGCCCTTCATCTCAGGGATCCGCGTTAACTAG